The stretch of DNA ccaaataatttatttcggatatccattggatatccacggttggaaaccaaaacccgaaaccgaacccgaaaccgaacccgaacccgaacctgaaaaccgtgggcgaaaaaccaacaccaaacccgaaacccgaaaacccgaaacccgcggatacccgcaccgaacccgatccgctgccatctcTATAGGCCGTGCTAGCTCACGGGCGGGCGTGACGGCCCAAGCCCGGGCACGATAGGGAGCGGGTCGTGCTGTGCTTGGGCCGGGCTAAAATTGTCGTGCTTCGGGCGGGCCAACGGGTTGCGGGTTGCAAGGACAACTATAGAGCGCCCTCTACCCAAAAGAGCGGCGATGACGAGGGTGTGCAGCGATACTGCCGCCCTGTTGAGCGTCTGGACAAGGGAAGCATGCATCGGGACAATGCCTGGGGGCGGGGATGGCTGTTGGCGGCGCGACGCGGTGAGAGATGGGCGGGGACCACGTGGGAGAGAGACAAGCGGAGAGATGAAGTGACACGAGGATAAGGCCGAGATGCGAGGGTAGCATATTGATCATAATTTCTCCGTCAAGATATGGGTAGAAAGGTAATTTCTCCTTGCCGTAGCTGTCAGAAGCCCCTCCCTTCCCGCTTCTTGGATTCAAAGAATCCCACAATCTGGATTTCAGAATCTCACCCAAAATCCAACCCATTTGGAAGCCCAGTTGATTGTGGATTTTGGATTCGCAAAATCTAGAGGTGTTCTAAATGGGCCCATAATTATTGCCAGCTATCTAATGGTTGTCATGAGCTAAGTAAAATTCAAATTGGATTGGTATGAGAAGTTCAAGTTGAACTTGTATGATAAGTTCAAATTGAACTTGTGCTCTTCATTGGGGTCTATAAAAGGTGAGGCCCCCCTTTGGGGTTTGATATATGGTGATTAAGCTAGCTACCAATCAGTTGGACATGGCAACATCAGGAAGAGCTTCACCGCCACCTACATCTACAGAATCAAGCCTGCATCAAGCAGGCACGAGGACTCCATCGACCCTTGTGGGTTCTTCATTGAACAAAGGTATATCGTCATCAATTTCTATGTGTTCTAGCCTTGAGCTAATGATCCAACAAGTCTAGCAGGTATGTGTGTAGGATTGGTGTGCGCGCGATATGAACCGATACCACAACTGTACTCAAACGAGAGGTGTCAACAAAAGTTGATGTGTTGAACTTGTTGTGCCCGCGGTGGGTGTGTCAGTATATTGGCTTAGAGATAAAAATGGTTGGAAACAATCGGCAAAAGGCTATACCTTTTTCACTTTCACATTTTTTCATCAGAAACAAGTATGATATGACGTTGTAGGAAACAAAAAATGACATCAGTATTATGGTAATTTCAGAAATAAGAAAATACGATTGAGAACATCGATAATGATCGAAATCCATGGTAACGGCATTTtaaaaatgataaatatgtCAAACCATAGAGCACAACACTAACTATATGACTTGGAACATTTCATACACAAGTACTGATGGTTAAGATATTAATCTAAGTATCTATCCATCCATAACATTTCATAGTACTAAAAATTTAGATATTAATCTCGCCATCCATAAAACTATCCATAGTCCCATGAATCCACATCGCTAGGTTGTGATTTAGGTTAAAATAAATGAGTTATGACTCTCTAAAAATATAGATATGACATTCTAAAAATATAGATAGCAGGGTATGCTGGCATTGTACatgaataaaatatttttatcggTAGAATACCAGAAAAATACGATATTTCTCGAAAACAATGCGAAAACTTCAAATCATTTCCGTTTTCACTTTCTTATTTTTCgaccatttttatttttatttttcgataattatttttattagcGTTTAGCCTTAAAAGTCgataaaatctaaaaataatcATCGAAAATCGGAACTTTCGTTTTCCTTTCATTTTCATCCCTATGTGGGCTGGGTTCATGCGAGCGAAAGCGGGGGAAAGCGTACAACCCGGCAGGTGCATTCGGCCCTGGGCCTTTGCTGTTGAATTTGTGATGCGCACACTAGTCCGGGCCGCCAGTGGTGGGGTTAGCTGGGGAGCTAGGCCGGACCTGAAATGGTTATCATTGGCGAAAGCTTCCATTCCACAAACAGGCCTCACACGGGCGCAGCACAGTGTGCGCTTGCTTCGCTTTGCGGAGAGAGGCTGGCTGGCAGTGGCAGCCACTAGAAAACGACCAGTAGAGAATCAGGAACCGCagaactttctccaaacaaACAGACAGATAAATGATGACAACGTCAGCATGGTCATCAGTTCATGGAATGAATCACGCGAGGCGGCGAGGGGCCTCGCCTCACAAGCTTGTCCCTCTTGTCGATGAAACGAGACAAACACAGACAGGCTGCTGCTGAGCGTGCAGTGCAGCGGTAGGGAAACGAAAACTGGAACAAACTGAAGAGTCGTTTGTCTCAGCTCCCTCATTTTGTTTACCCTTTTTTCTTTTCGCTTGCACAAACTACTAGCTTCCATTGCCTGCATCACCATACACTCATACAGCACCAGCACTTTACTTGTCCAGAAAACAACATGATAGTAAAAAGACATACTCTCGTAAAGGATCTTTGAAATGGGAAAAACAAATAAGAAAAAGGTGCTTTTGAAACCATGCCAATGAGCTCTATGAGAAGAAACTCTCACGAAAGAGGGAGAGTCATTTCCAGCCGTCGGAAAATAGGACAAAAATGGGTTTGGAAAAACAGGACGATTCTCGGCCGTTGAAATGGGGGCACAAGGATACAAACTCACACAACGGCACATCATGAGCCACGCGCCCCCCCACCGGTGTACCGGGCCCTGACGTGGGGCCACACACCAGTGGCACAACACGTGCCCTGCCCCGCACACCTGCAGTGGCCCGGCACGGCAACGGAGACGGGGGAGTTATTTTAAGCGCCCCCCTCGTTTTTCCACTGCCTCGCGAACTAGTcatcgcatcgcatcgcatcgcatcgcCCGCATCGCGCTGCGCTCCACTGCACACGCGCAGCAATGGCGACGAACgcctcggcctcgccgccgctgcagctcgccaccgcctcccgcccgctcgccttcgccgccggggccgggggcgggggcggggcccTCCTCGCGGGCGGttccggcggcggggtcgcgacggggcgcggtcgagggcgggCGCAGCGGCGGGTGGTCGCGGCGCGGAGCGTGGCGAGCGATCGGGACGTGCAGGGGCCCGTGTCGCCCGAGGAAGGTACGTGGCTGCATCCCCCTGCTGGCTCCGACGTCTCGGTTGATGGTTGGGTGGCAATGCGGTTCGAATTGATGTGGGTTGCTGCCGATTGCGATAAGGGGGTGTGATCCTTGCGCGGCGCGGGTGCGTGCGCTGGCCTTCAGTGTGTTTTACGACCGTGGTGAATTGCTGATGCGAGTGGTTTGTCTGCGTTAGTGGTGGTTCTGTGCGCGAGCATTGCTAGATTAGTTGCAGTTCGTATTCTAGACGTTCGCTAAATTCGCGAATGAACTTTAAAATGTCTTCTCGTAATTCAGTAAAACTGGGGCTGTTCTGACGGTCCTGCATCGAACAGTCGAACAGCGTTGCAAGTTCAGGTAATTTCTGGGTGGTGGGTTGAGATCAAGCTCTAGTTTGTTTGCCCGATAATCCAGTATACATCAAACTACCTTAACTAGCAGAGTTGTATACATATTTAGGCTGAAGGTATTTGAGACACTGATTAGATTCCAGGATCAGTGAATCAGACAATAAAAAAATGATCAATCAGTTGAGGCAGAATATTCTGTGATACTCTGTAGATATAACTAGTTGATGTGGCTACAAATAAAGTGTAGCAAACCTTGCCCTTGAATTtctttttcgcgaccgtgcctgggcacgtttttcattaaaagGGTGAAGAAAAGTCACAAGTACAGCACCGGGCATTGGATCATAGGTCCAAGGCCCTAAAAGAAACGGTAAGTAAATATTACACAAGAACCAAATGGCGACCAAGAGATCTACCCAGCTTAGCAGTAAAGGAAGTGATCGACCTAAGTCCTAAGGTCAGCCATTCCCCAAAGAGCCGCTTGATCCTCCAAATCCGAAATGATCTCAGACACTGTCCTCAACTGATGATCAAAAGTCCTTCTGTTTCGCTAGATTTTGGTAGCTTTTTACGAGCACACGACCACCACGAAGCAAGATCAAAGCAGCTACGACCAAGACTTAAGCGCACCAAGACTCTGCACCAGACTTCCCTTGCCAGGACACAACTCAGCAACAGATGTGTAACAGTCTCTTCCTCTTGCAAGCAGAGGATACACTTGTTGTTGTCCTGAAGGCCATGGCGCTTTCTCCTTGATGCAATCAGTAACGATCAAGTAGAACCAGCCACAAAAAGAATTTGCATTTACCGGGGGCTCGTATTTTTTCAGAAGCGCTACTGGTATTTGAATTTCGATTATACATATATTTGTTGCAGGTGATGGGGTTATATATGTGCCATATGCAGGTTGTGGTGCTATAATTTTCACAAAAGTGCAATACTTGGGTGCTTTTCTTTTAATTGGACATGTAAATTTAATACCATGTAGGATAGATTTTAAAGTTCTAAAATTATGGTCTTGCAATACAGGGCTTCCAAGTGTGCTAAATTCCATGGACTCATCTTCCATTGCATCAAATATTGAGCACTATGCAGAGTTCAAACCCTTCTTCGCTCCAGAGCACTTGTCGCCTCTGAATGCTTACCATGCAACTGCTAAAAGTGTCTTTGATGCACTTCTGATAAACTGGAATGCAACATATAATTATTACGACAAAATGAACGTAAAGCAAGCATATTACCTGTCCATGGAGTTTTTACAGGTGCCGCAACCTTCTTCCTACCTCATTATTTATCTTTTGCTAATTGCATCCTGATGTCAATTGGTCATTCGTATAATGCATGCAGGGAAGAGCTCTCACAAATGCTATTGGCAATCTAGAGCTAACTGGTGAATATGCAGAAGCATTAAAACAACTTGGACACAACCTAGAGGATGTTGCTAGCCAGGTAAGGTTTGTTTAAGAGACTTGCTTCAGTCTGTATCGAAACATTGCCATGCACTTTCGCTATTCCAACTACCCCCAACACGTTTATGATTGGTTCCCATTTCCTATAATTTGGCGTGTTCAACTGTTCTTTTTGTAGCTTCCACAACATGTCAGTCTATAAAATTTTTTTGAACAAAGATGCCTAAAATGCTCTGCGTTTTCttaatttttggatatgttgtatTTGCTGCGAAACAGGAACCAGATGCTGCCCTTGGCAATGGTGGTTTGGGCCGCCTGGCTTCTTGTTTTTTGGATTCTTTGACAACATTAAATTATCCAGCATGGGGATATGGACTCCGCTATAAATATGGCCTCTTTAAGCAGCTCATAACAAAGAATGGTCAAGAGGAGGTTGCTGAGAATTGGCTAGAGGTACCGATACAACTTCTTATCTTTGTACATCTTGAGCTCCAGAGGTTGATTGTGTTTGTTAAAAATTCAAAATACGTAACTATTTATAGATCTGCCTGTTAGCTTCTTATGCCAATAATGACTGCATGTTATATTTTCCAGATGGGATATCCTTGGGAGATAGTAAGAAATGATCTCTCCTATCCTGTGAAATTCTATGGTAAAGTGGTTGAAGGCACTGATGGTAGGAAGCACTGGATTGGAGGAGAAAATATCAAGGCTGTGCCTCATGATGTCCCAATTCCTGGATACAAGACTAGAGTTACTAATAATCTACGTCTTTGGTCAACAACAGTACCAGCACAAGATTTCGACTTGGGAGCTTTCAATGCTGGAGATCATACAAAGGCATACGAAGCTCATCTAAATGCTGAAAAGGTGTAATTTGTATAAAATTTCCTTTGGAGTAATTAATTCTCAGCAAACTAATTTTTGAAGGCTTAAAGTGTACAGTTGCACTATAACCTCTTAATTTGGCTTTAAAAACTGTCTAGCATGTCGTTTCTTTTACATCTTGCTCTTCTTGATGCCACCTTCTGTTGTAACTAAATCATATACTGTTTATCTATTGGCATTCCTCATCTGCATAAATCCAAAGTAGATGGCAAGATTTGGTTCCTGATTCCCGTACTTGATAGCACGTGTGTTTTGTGTTTTGTGTTTATGTTTGAGTTTGTCCTTGCATCTTTGATAACGTTTTGTTATATTTTTCGTTATAGTAGTGTTATGTTGTGCTATTGTACAAGTCATGTCTTTATGTGAGCTTGGACAGTAGTCATTATATGTAAATTATGTCTGATTTACTGGTTTTCTTGTCATGCCAGATATGCCACGTATTGTATCCAGGGGATGAATCACCAGAGGGGAAAGTTCTCCGCTTGAAGCAGCAGTATACATTATGTTCAGCCTCACTACAGGATATTGTTTATCGTTTTGAGGGCAGAGCTGGTGATTCTCTCAACTGGGAGGACTTCCCCTCCAAAGTTGCAATACAGATGAATGACACTCATCCAACATTATGCATTCCTGAGTTAATGAGGATACTGATTGATTTTAAGGGATTAAGCTGGGATGAGGCATGGAGGATTACTGAAAGGTATCCGCTTGCCAAATAATCTGATCTTGAGATTTAATTAAGATCTCAATACAAATTACACCATGATCTTCCTGTTCTAATTATAATTAACTTATTTAATTTCCCCATTTGTCTTCAATCGGTGCTGATTTCCTAATCATTTCCAGAACCGTGGCATACACTAACCATACAGTGCTTCCTGAAGCTCTAGAGAAATGGAGCTTGGACATAATGCAAAAACTTCTACCTCGACATGTTGAGATAATAGAAAAAATTGATGAGGAGGTATTGGATGTGCAGAAAATGCTTATGCAAATTATTTCTTGCTTTTTAAGTTGACCTACAGTTCTTTTTCATCTTTGATTGTAACAGTTGATAAACAACATAGTCTCGAAGTATGGAACTGCAGATACTGCGCTATTAAAAAAGAAGCTGAAAGAAATGAGGATTCTGGATAATGTTGACCTTCCAGCTTCCATTGCCCAACTATTTGTTAAACCTAAAGCAAAAAAGAAATCTCCTACTAAATCAAAGAAGAAATTACTTGTTAAATCTTTGGAGACTATTGCTGAAGTTGAGGAGAAAACCAAGttggaagaagaggaggcagaAGTTATGTCTGAGAtagaggaggaaaagattgaATCTGAAGAAGTTGAAGCAGAAGAATCTGAAGAAGTtgaagcagaagaagaagattcTGAGGACGGGTTAGATCCATTTGTAAAATCTGATCCTAAGTTACCAAGAATTGTCCGAATGGCAAACCTCTGTGTCGTCGGTGGACATTCAGTAAATGGTGTAGCCGAAATTCATAGTGAAATTGTGAAACAGGATGTGTTCAACAGCTTTTATGAGGTATCAAACGAGGTTTTGAATCTTGTCTCTCCATGTTCTTATGATCATTTTGGACCCATGCCATTCCTCATATGCTCTccttttggtgtttatttggcAGATGTGGCCAACTAAATTCCAGAATAAAACAAATGGAGTGACTCCCAGGCGTTGGATCCGATTCTGTAATCCTGAATTAAGTACAATAATTTCGAAGTGGATTGGGTCTGATGACTGGGTGCTTAACACTGACAAACTTGCAGAACTGAAGAAGGTATTTCCATCCAGTAATCTATTTCCTTTTTCAATTTGCTAGTAATTTACAATATGCTCTGAGTTTTCTTGTTGCATATGCTGTATTTTGTTCTAACAGTAGATTATCCTGTAACAGTTTGCCGATAACGAAGATCTACATTCGGAGTGGCGTGCTGCTAAATTGGCTAACAAGATGAAGGTTGTCTCTCTTATAAGGGATAAGACAGGGTACATTGTCAGTCCAGATGCAATGTTTGATGTGCAGGTATATTTCTGTAACAGAATATCAGGGCTATCATATGGACtggtggtgaagttcatggttgtAGTGGTTCAAGTCATTAGTTCAAGCCTGAACCCGGACCCTTTTAGGTTTGCAAATGCTTATAAAAAAAGCATACATCATTTGTTGGTTGACTTAAGGTTTCTCATCTGGATTTCTTAGGTGAAAAGGATACATGAATATAAGCGGCAGTTGCTAAATATCCTTGGAATCGTCTACCGCTACAAGAAGATGAAAGAAATGAGTGCAGAAGAAAGAGTAAAGAGGTTTGTTCCAAGGGTATGCATATTTGGTGGGAAAGCATTTGCAACATATATACAGGCAAAAAGGATTGTTAAATTTATTACAGATGTTGCAGCTACTGTGAACCATGATTCAGACATTGGAGATCTGTTAAAGGTAACTTCATCTCTTCTTAATACCACTTGCTATATTTAATTTCCATCTTCTGGTAATATCCATAATCCATATGACTTCGACTAATTATCTTGTTGCTACCAAGAAGTAACACCTACTATCATGTTGATGCTTAACCACACTACTTGAAACGGACAACTAATGACCATAGTGTTGACAGTCGAAAGCTCTGagaatttttgttttgtttccagGTTATATTTGTTCCAGATTATAATGTAAGTGTTGCTGAGGCGCTCATTCCTGCCAGTGAATTGTCCCAGCACATCAGGTAATAATCTAGCCATTAACATTCTACAAATAGACACTAAGACACAAAGGACCTTTACCTAAATTAGTTGAGATTGAAGTTTTCATGTGACTTATTGATTATCAGAAATGCTGTCACTGTTTTTTGTTTCTGTCGAACATGTGCTTTTTTTAACCTCATTATCATTCAGTACTGCTGGAATGGAAGCTAGTGGGACAAGCAACATGAAGTTTGCAATGAATGGCTGCATTCTTATTGGTACTTTAGATGGTGCGAATGTGGAAATCAGGGaggaggttggagaggaaaactttttcctttttggtgcAGAGGCACATGAAATTGTGGGTTTGCGGAAAGAGAGAGCTGAGGGAAAGGTACTGCACTTGTTTGTATACTGATCCCTTTTGTCAAGCTAGTGAAGATCTTTCCATCTAACTATTTGCAGTCCACATAGTGCACATCAATCGAATTAATAATTTTACCACTTCTTTCCACTTGTAGTTTGTTCCTGACCCAAGATTTCTAGAGGTTAAGGAATTTGTCCGCAGTGGTGTCTTTGGGACTTACAACTATGATGAATTGATGGGTTCTTTGGAAGGAAATGAAGGTTATGGACGAGCAGATTATTTCCTAGTTGGTAAGGATTTCCCCAGTTATATTGAATGCCAGGAAAAAGTTGATGAAGCTTACCGAGATCAGAAAGTAAGTTCTCCAACTAACGCTGTTTATTTTCTTGGTTCTGTGAGATGATTAAGCAAACTTCTAGTCTTCTGATGGTTTATATGTAGTGTTTCACTATAGCATGACCAAACTAAATTGTAGCACCGGTTTCTATTAATTTCAAACTACAACACTTTCCAATGAGTGAGATGGTTGAAATTCTCATGTTAGTAAAGGTTATAATTAGAGTTCTACAGAATTGTTTCTGAAAAACATGAAAGACACTACTctgtcatgtttttttttcctgctaGCTAAGGCTTCTGGAGTGAGCATATCATCAGATTGGGCACATTTCGCATCATTGTTTAGGCTGGAGAGTTTAGCATTTAACTACACTATGCTGTTTAAGTGTGGTCGTGCTCTTTCTTCATCGTACTTTTTGGCATTGCCTTCTAGGCACCAACTCATGTATTTGTACTCCTCCCTGCAGCTATGGACAAAGATGTCTATCCTCAACACAGCTGGCTCATCCAAGTTCAGCAGCGATCGGACAATTCATGAGTATGCCAAGGATATCTGGGGTATCAGCCCTGTCACCCTTCGCTAGAGACGGGGGTGTCAGGCTATAAGTGGCTTCTGTCTCCATTTCCGGCAGCCGTCAGGA from Panicum virgatum strain AP13 chromosome 9K, P.virgatum_v5, whole genome shotgun sequence encodes:
- the LOC120649706 gene encoding alpha-1,4 glucan phosphorylase L isozyme, chloroplastic/amyloplastic-like, which codes for MATNASASPPLQLATASRPLAFAAGAGGGGGALLAGGSGGGVATGRGRGRAQRRVVAARSVASDRDVQGPVSPEEGLPSVLNSMDSSSIASNIEHYAEFKPFFAPEHLSPLNAYHATAKSVFDALLINWNATYNYYDKMNVKQAYYLSMEFLQGRALTNAIGNLELTGEYAEALKQLGHNLEDVASQEPDAALGNGGLGRLASCFLDSLTTLNYPAWGYGLRYKYGLFKQLITKNGQEEVAENWLEMGYPWEIVRNDLSYPVKFYGKVVEGTDGRKHWIGGENIKAVPHDVPIPGYKTRVTNNLRLWSTTVPAQDFDLGAFNAGDHTKAYEAHLNAEKICHVLYPGDESPEGKVLRLKQQYTLCSASLQDIVYRFEGRAGDSLNWEDFPSKVAIQMNDTHPTLCIPELMRILIDFKGLSWDEAWRITERTVAYTNHTVLPEALEKWSLDIMQKLLPRHVEIIEKIDEELINNIVSKYGTADTALLKKKLKEMRILDNVDLPASIAQLFVKPKAKKKSPTKSKKKLLVKSLETIAEVEEKTKLEEEEAEVMSEIEEEKIESEEVEAEESEEVEAEEEDSEDGLDPFVKSDPKLPRIVRMANLCVVGGHSVNGVAEIHSEIVKQDVFNSFYEMWPTKFQNKTNGVTPRRWIRFCNPELSTIISKWIGSDDWVLNTDKLAELKKFADNEDLHSEWRAAKLANKMKVVSLIRDKTGYIVSPDAMFDVQVKRIHEYKRQLLNILGIVYRYKKMKEMSAEERVKRFVPRVCIFGGKAFATYIQAKRIVKFITDVAATVNHDSDIGDLLKVIFVPDYNVSVAEALIPASELSQHISTAGMEASGTSNMKFAMNGCILIGTLDGANVEIREEVGEENFFLFGAEAHEIVGLRKERAEGKFVPDPRFLEVKEFVRSGVFGTYNYDELMGSLEGNEGYGRADYFLVGKDFPSYIECQEKVDEAYRDQKLWTKMSILNTAGSSKFSSDRTIHEYAKDIWGISPVTLR